A region of the Streptomyces sp. NBC_00442 genome:
GGGAAGGGGACAATGGGAACTGCGCCGCCGCACCCGCGCGGCGCACCCGCTTCGCACTGGAGCGTCCGAGGAGCAGACATGGGTCGCATGCGTCGGCAGAAGGCCAAGGCAGCAGTCCTCATGGGCGCCGTCGCGGCGCTTGCCGTCACGGTCGGACCGGCCGGGGCGGCCGCTGGAGAGGGCCGGCAGGTTGAGCCCACCACCGTCGTGGTCGACTGTTCCGGGCAGTCCCAGGTCCGGCCGACCAGCTACCTGATCGCCTGCGGTGACGGGAACAACGGGCTGGTCTCCCTGCACTGGACGCAGTGGGGGCAGACGTCCGCGGAAGGCCGGGGCTCGGACGTGGTGAACGACTGCGTCCCCTACTGCGCCGCCGGCCGCTTCCACGAGTTCCCCGTGACGGTCCGGCTCGACACCGTCCGCCCCAGGCCCGGCCAGTCCGGGGAGGCGTACTTCACCGTTCTGCACGTGCACTACACGGCCGCTACCCCGCCCCGCACGCCCCGCGACGCGACGTACTCGATCGTGGGTGCGTGAGGCCGGGTCCGCGAGGCCCGGTTTCCCGGCCCCCGGGGGACCTCAGCGGGAAGCCCCGTCGGTGGGTGCGGACGGGGCTTCGCGGCGGCGCCGCAGCGGGCTCGGGGAAACGCTCGACGCCGGTTTCCGGCGGGCCAGGAGCGGGGGAGGACGCCGCCGGATGGCCGAGATTACGCCTGTGGTTGGCTGAAACGTAACCCCTGTGCGGGGTGAGACTTCGACCGTCGCGCGGGGCCGTGGAGGACGCTGTCCCGGGCTCGGGATATTCTCCGCCGTCCGCGTGCCGCACGGACGCGGCACGGACGCGGCACGGACGCGGCACGGACGCGGCACGGACGCGGCATGGGCCGGCTTCGGGGCGGGCCGGGAGCGAGGGGGAGCGGGCCATGGGTGTACGGCGGGATCTTCGGGCGGCGTACGAGCGTGCCTGTGCGAGCGAGCCCAGTTACGCGGAGGTCGGCGCGACCGGCGGGCCGGGGCTGCCGACGGCGGGCGGCGCGTATCGGGTCTTCCGGCGCCGGATCACGGTCGGGCACGGTCCCGAGGCGTTCGAGCGGGCCGGGACGTACGTGTTGACCTGGGGCGTTCAGCGCGGTGCGGGCTTCGGGGTGTACCCGGCCCCGGGGGTGTCGGAGGCGACCGGAGTGTCCACCACCTCTTCCGCGATCACCGCCCCCTCCGCGATCCCTGCCCCCTCTGCGATCGCCGCTCCCGGCGCCACCGCGCTGGTCGTTCTGCGCCTCCCCGGGCTTCTCGGGCTCCCCTGGCTCCCCGGGTTCCCCCGTCTCGTCATTCCCTGCCGCGTCGTGTGGACCGTGCGTTCCGCCGAGCGCATCGGGTTCGCCTACGGCACGCTGCCCGGACACCCCGAGTGCGGTGAGGAGTCGTTCGTCGTGGGGCGGGAGGCGGACGGGCTCGTATGGTTCGAGGTCGCAGCGTTCTCCCGGCCCGCCACCTGGTACGCCCGGCTCGGCGGCCCCCTCACGCGGCTGCTCCAGGATCTGGCCACCCGGCGCTACCTGCGGGCGGTGGCCGCCGCCGCCGTACGCCCGTGAGGGGACGCGCGCGGGTGCCGTACACCCTGTGGGGCAACGCGCGCCGCTGCCGTACGCCCGTACGCCCGTGGGGGAACGCGCGCCGGGCGGATCACGTCCCCCAGGGAGGTGCGGGGACGTACGGCGGGCGGTGGCACACTGGCGGCCGATCGATGAAGGCGGGGAAGGGAAGCTTGTCGTGGCGATGATGCGAAATCTGCGGAGGGCGGTGCGCCGCGCCTATCGCAGGAGCGTCGACCTCAGCCACCCCGCGCGCTCGCCGCTGGGGAGCGCCGTCGTCAACTGCGCGGTGTACGTCGACGGGATACGGCAGCAGGACGACGGCCCGGTGGACGAGGCGCTGCGCCGGGTGCGCAAGCTCGGCGGCGGAGCCTTCGTGTGGATCGGGCTGCACGAGCCGACCGAGGGGGAGTTCGCCGGGCTCGCCGAGCTGTTCGGGCTGCACCCGCTGGCCGTCGAGGACGCCATCACGGCCCACCAGCGGCCCAAGGTCGTCCCGTACGACGACACGCTGTTCGCGGTGTTCAAGACGTGCCGGTACGTCGAGCACGAGGAACTCACCGCCACCAGCGAAGTGGTGGACACCGGCGAGCTGATGGTGTTCACCGGGCCCGACTTCGTCATCACCGTCCGGCACGGCATGAACGGCTCGCTCGGACCGCTGCGGGAGGCCCTGGAGTGTGAGCGCGAGCAGCTCACCAAAGGTCCTTCGGCGGTGCTGCACGCCCTCGTCGACCAGGTCGTCGACGAGTACGTGGAGGTCGCCGACGCCATGCAGAGCGACATGGACGCCGTCGAGACCGCCGTCTTCGCCGAGAACGCCGAACGCGGCGACGCGGGACGCATCTACCAGCTCAAGCGCGAAGTCCTCGAACTGAAGCGGGCGGTGGCGCCGCTCGACCGGCCCCTGCAGAAGCTCGCCGGTGAAGCGATGCCCTCCGTCGCCCCCGAGATCAGGCCGTACTTCCGTGACGTGGCCGACCATCTGCTGCGCACCACCGAGCAGATCGCCTCCTTCGACGGCCTGCTCGATTCCATACTGCAGGCCCACCTCGCCCAGGTGACCGTCGCCCAGAACGAGGACATGCGAAAGATCACCGCTTGGGCCGCCATCGTCGCCGTGCCGACCATGGTGTGCGGCATCTACGGCATGAACTTCGAGAACATGCCCGAACTGCACTGGCGTTACGGCTACTTCATGGCGCTCGGCCTCATGGCCGCGGCCTGTTTCGTCATTCACCGCGGGTTCCGGCGCAACGGCTGGCTGTAGCCGGCCGTTGCGCCGGAACGCGATCAGTCGCGGTCGCGCGAGAAGAGGCCCTGGCGCTCGCGCTCGTAGCGCCGCTCCCAGCGGTCCATGCGGTCCCGCCGCGCGCGGTAGGCGCGGTAGGTGGCGTCCGGACGGCCGGTCCCGGCCCCGGCGCCGGGGCCGGAGGACGAGCCGCCGCCCGAACGGCGCCGGCCGGTGAACAGGACGGCCACGACGGCCACCCAGAGGACGATGCCGCCGGGGCCGAGGCCGAATCCGTAGAGGGTCAGGGCGAGAAGGATCATCCAGAGGATCATGATGGGTCCTTGTAAGGCGGTCCGGGAGCTTCCCCCCGGTCCCCGGGTCGAGCCCTCAAGTTACTGCGCCGCGGGGGCAGTTGGCGCGTGAGTTAATCGCCTGCCGCCCGCCCCTGCACCCCGGGACGCCCGCCCCGACCCGCTCTCGGCCCGCGCTGCGACCCGCTCTCAGCCCGCGCTGCGACGGCTCTCCGCCAGGCCGCGCAGCCGTTCCATCTCGCGCCGGTCGCGCTTGGTCGGCCGGCCGAGGCCGCGGTCGCGTACGCCCGCCGCGAGCGCGTCCGCGCGGGCGGGCGGCGGCGGGCTCTTGTCGATGTACGCCTCCGCCGCGACCGGGGCGCCGACCCGCTTGCGCAGCAGCTGGACGACCTTCACGATCCGCTCGCGGCCGTCGAGGCGCACCCGCACCTCGTCACCGGCCTTCACCAGGTGGGAGGCCTTCACGCGCTCACCGTTGACATGGACGTGGCCGCCCCGGCAGGCCGTGCCCGCCTGGGAGCGCGTCTTGGTCAGCCGGACCGACCAGATCCAGCTGTCGACGCGCACGGGGCCGGTGCTTGTGCCGTTGCCGTTCGCTGCTTCCGCCATGCCTCCGACTCTAGACGGCGTGCCCGGCGCAGCCTCGCGGTTTTCGGCCGGGGAGCCGGTCCCGGGGCTCGGCCGGGGAGCCGCTCCCGGGCCGTTGTCAGTGGCGTCGGTCACACTGGAGGCATGTGCAGAAGCATCAAGACATTGAGGCCGCCGGCGATGCCGGAGGAGGCCACGGAGGACGACATCAGGGCCGCGGCCCTGCAGTACGTGCGCAAGGTGTCCGGGTTCCGGGCGCCGGCCGCGCACAACAGGGAGGTGTTCGAGCGTGCGGTGGACGAGATAGCGGAGGCGACCCGCGAGCTCCTGGCCGGGCTTGAGGTGCGGGGCGCGGCCGCGAAGAGCTCCGCCTGACCCCGGCGGCGCTCTGGGCTCGCTCGGAAGGACAAGCGCGCGCTCTCATAGAGAGTGGCGCGAGCCTCGGCGAGAGTGCGCGGGCTTCCGTCGGGAGACGCGCGGATCGTGTCGGGAAACGCGCGGATCGTGTCGCGAGACGCGCGGGTCGTGTCGGGAGACGCTGCGGGCGCCCGCAGCGAACCGGCGGGCTCCTCGTCAGGAAACCGGCGCGGGCGCCGGCGACGGGCGCTTGACGACGTACGCGGCGAGGGCGCCCGCCGCGAACAGGGCGAGGAGCGACACGGCGGTGCCCAGCCAGGTCGCGCCGAGCCACTGGCCACCGAAGTAGCCGAGCCCCACGCTGTACGTCGCCCAGGCCACGCCCGCAAGCGCCGACCAGGGCAGGAACTCGCGGACCTTGCGCCGTGCCGCGCCCGCGCCCAGCGAGACGACGGAGCGCCCGGCCGGGGCGAAGCGCGCGATGACGACGAGGCCGCCGCCGCCCCGGCTCAGCGCGATGCCGAGTCGTTCCTGCGCACGGGTCAGGCGGCGTGAGCGGGCGATGGCGCGCTCCAGGCGGGCGCCGCCGCGAAGCGCCAGGCGGTACGCGATGAGGTCGCCCAGGACGGAGGCTATGGCGGCGCACGCGGCGAGGGCGAGCAGATCGGCGTGGCCGGCCCGGGTGGCGTCCCCGGCCCCGGCGGCGGTCGCCGACCCCGCGGCCGTTGTCGCCGCCGTGATCACGAGCACCCCGCTGGGAAGGACGGGGAGGAAGACGTCGAGCAGCACGGAGAGGGCGACCACGGCGTAGATCCAGGGGCTCGACGTGAGCGCCCCCACACTCTCCAGCACGTTCGCTCCTCAGCGGCTTGTCGTTTCCCCGGACGGTGAATACCGCGGTGTCGCGGGGAAGCGGCAGGGGCGGCGGTACAGCCTTAGAGCGTACGCCCGGACCTGCGCGGGTTTCCGTCAGGGGTGGTGGTGCGACGCCGCGGCATGCCGCTGCCCGGAGTTCGGCGGGTGAACTCCGGGCAGCGGACGGGGTGTTGCGCGCCGAGCGGCGGCGGGGCTCAGGCGGCGACGGTCTCGCGCTGGGCGTCCGCGGCCGGGCGGGCGGTGCGGCGGGAGCCGAAGAGCTGGTCGAGGGCGAAGGCGCCGGGGCCCGTGAACGCGAGGAGCAGGAAGGCCCAGCAGTACATCGCGGAGGGCTCGCCGCCGTTCTGCAGGGGGAGCAGCGCGTGGGACTGGTGGACGCTGAAGTAGGCGTACGCCATGGAGCCCGAGGAGATCAGGGCGGCGGGGCGGGTGAAGAGGCCGGCCAGCACCAGGATGCCGCCGACCAGCTGTATCACCGCGGCGTACCAGCCGGGCCAGGTGCCCGCGGGGATGGAGCCGCCGCCCATCGTGCCGCCGAAGACGCCGAACAGGGAGGCCGCGCCGTGGCAGGCGAAGAGGAGGCCGATGACTATGCGGAACAGGGCCAGCGCGTACGGGCGCGCGCCGGCGACGTCGAGCGTGGGGGAAGCCATGGGGGGCTCCTTCGGTTGGGGACGTGACCGATGGGGTCCACAGGTTAGGCAGGCCTCAGTAGTGCTTGCAAGTTCAACATAATTAATTGCTTGTTTCGGGCGGCTGAATTGAGCCAGGAGGGGCGCCGGGGGCGAGTGGGCGGTCGAGAACGGTCTCCCATTGGGCTGGACCAATGCGCCGTCGTCGGTTGCGACGTGCCTGTTCGAGGCGCAGGTGTGCGGAACGGCCGTGCAGCGCAAGGGTCATCAGCTGGTTGCCGAACCAAGGGCCGCCGGTCCTGCGCCAGTCGAGCACGGGCTGTACCACTCGGCCGTGCCGCGCCAGGACGCGTCCGAGCCTGCGCCCCAGCCGGCTCCAGCCGAAGCGGAATCCGGCCCGCACGGGGGCCGGAACCGAGTTGTGGACGGGCGAACACGTCAACTGTGCGACGTAGGAGGCGGGTTGAGGGGCAACATTTGGCCAGAAGGGTTCCGCCACATAGGCGTGGTGCACGTCCCCCGACAGGACGCTGATCGTGGCCGGGGCGCCGGGGCCCGACCCCACGCGGGCGATCAGATCGCCGAGGAGGGCGAACGAGGCGGGAAACGCGGCCCAGTGCTCCAGGTCCGCCCGGCGCCGCAGCCGCTCTGCGGCGCGTGCCCAGCGCGGCCCGCGCGAGCCCGCGCAGAGCGCCGCGTTCCAGCCCTCCGCGTCATGGATGAGCGGAGGGAGCAGCCAGGGCAGCGAGGTGCCGATCAGCAGATGGTCGAAGGAGCCCGGGGCGTCGAGCACCTGCTCGCGCAGCCACCGCGCCTCGCCGGGGTCGAGCATCGCCCGCCGGTCCTCGGCCAGGACGCGGGCCGCCCGCGTGTCCACCATGACCAGACGGGTGCGGCCGAAGTCGCGCCGGTAGCTCCAGCGCACGGACGCCGGGTCCGCGTCGGCCCGCGCCACGAAGGAGCGCAGCGCCTCCGTGCCGTCCGGCACGCTCCGCACCGTCGCGTACAGCGGGTCGGCGGCGAGCTCGGCGGGGGAGAGGTTGCCCAGGTGCTGATACACCCAGTACGACATGAGCCCGCTGAGCACCCGCTCCTGCCACCAGGGCGTGGCCCGCATCTCGGCGAGCCAGGCGGCGCTGGAGTTCCAGTCGTCGATCACGTCGTGGTCGTCGAAGATGTGGCAGCTCGGCACGGTGGAGAGCAGCCATCGCACCTCCGGATCTCGCCAGGACTCGTCGTACAGCCGGGTGTACTCCTCGTAGTCCGCGACCCCGGCGCCCGGGGCGTCGCGCAGGTCCCGGCGGGCGGCCAGCCAGCGCCGCGTGTCCGGCGAGACGCTGTCGGCGTACACCTGGTCGCCCAGGAGCAGCAGGACGCCGGGCCGCTCGGCCCGCGGGTCGGCCGCGAGCCGCGCGGCGAGGGCGTCGAGTGCGTCCGTGCCGGCGGGGTCGGGCGCGCGGCGGCAGGAGCCGAAGGTGACGCGCAGCCCGGTGGCCCCGGCCGCAGGGACGGTGAGGGTGCTCGGCGGGAATCCGGAGCCGGGCGCCGGCCAGACCGGCCGCCCGTCGAGCAGCACCTCGTAGGAGGTGGTGGTGCCCGGTGTCAGCCCCTCCACCGGGACCAGGGCGTAGTGGTGCCCCGCGATCTGGAACGTGCGCGCGCTGCCCCGGGCGCCGTCGGCGCAGCGCACACCGGCCGTGCACGGCCGGTCGGTCTCGACCCAGACCGTGGCGCCGCCGCACGGATCCAGGTAGCGCAGCAGTGGACCCAGGCGAAGCCCGGCCATGGAACCCCCTCCGTCGTCGATCCGTTCGTAGGAGTACGGACGGTACGGAACGAGGAGACGACGCGACAGGTTCCGGCGGTCGTCACAACCGCCGTGACATCAGCAGCCGTTGAGGATGGACTGGAGGGTGGACTTCTCGGCGGAGTCGACCGTGAGGCTGTAGTAGTGCTTCACGTCGACCCACATTCGCGCGTAGGTACAGCGGTAGGAGGTGAGCGAGGGCAGCCACTTGGCCGGGTCCTTGTCGCCCTTGGACTGGTTGACGTTGTCGGTGACCGCGATCAGCTGGGGGCGTGTCAGGTCGTTGGCGAAGCCCTGGCGCTGGGGGGTGGTCCAGGCGTTCGCGCCCGAACGCCAGGCCTCGGCGAGCGGCACGATGTGGTCGATGTCCACGTCGGCCGAGGCGGACCAGGTGGCGCCGTCGTAGGCGGAGTACCAACTGCCGCCGGTGGCAGCGCAGCTGGAGTCGGTCGTCACGTTCGTGCCGTCGCGCTTGAGGACGACCTCGCGGGTGTTGCAGGTGCCGGACTGGGTGATCCAGTGCGGGAACTTGTCGCGGCTGTACCCCGTCAGCGAGCCCTCCGCCTGCACGGTCAGCTCGCCCAGGTAGGTGCGGGCGGTGGCGGCGCTCACCGGGGTGGGCGGCGCGGCCTCGGCGGCCGGGGCGGTGATCAGCGCACCGGCCGCGGCGAGCGCGGCCGCGGCGGCGAAGACGGCCGTGCGACGCGCGTAGACGCGGGGCGTGCGGACTGCTATGGCGTCTGACATGCGAACTCCCTTGATGTGGGGGGAACTTGACCGGCCGCGGGACGGGCGGTCCGGCCAGCGTGGCGGCGCCGGGTTGCCTGGGGATGGGCGCCAGGTAACAGCGTGGCGACATGGTCACGTCAGATCAAGACTTCGGACGACACTGCGGCGACACCGCCCCGCACCGCGCCTGACATACCGTCTCCAAGAGCCGCACGCCGTACGGTTGACGCGTGCTGCTGCCCGTGAACATCACGCTCGGAGCCGTCCTCGTCGCCCTGCTCCTCGCCGCGGCGGGCGTGGCCGCCGCGGCGCACCTGGGGCGCCACCGCGAGATCCTGATCGCGGGGGTGCGGGCGGCGGTCCAACTCGGCGTGGTGGCCCTGGCGATCCACTGGGTCGTCCGCTCGGTTCCGCTTCTCCTCGGCTTCCTGCTGCTGATGTTCGCGGTCGCGGTACGCACCGCGGGGCGCCGGATGACCGCCAACCGCACCTGGCGATGGGCGGCCGCCCCCATCGCCGCCGGAGTGGTCCCGGTCGTCGCGGCGCTGCTGCTCACCGGACTCGTCCCCGTCAAGGGCATCGCCCTGATCCCCGTCACCGGCATCCTCATCGGCGGCGCGCTCACCGCGACCGTCCTCGGCGGGCGCCGCGCGCTCGACGAGCTGACCGCGCGGCGCGGCGAGGTGGAGGCGGGGATGGCGCTCGGACTGCCCGACCGGGACGCCCGCCTGGAGATCGCCAGGCCCGCCGCGTCCGACGCGCTGCTGCCCGGCCTCGATCAGACGAGGACGGTGGGCCTTGTCACGCTGCCCGGGGCGTTCGTCGGCATGCTGCTCGGCGGCGCTTCCCCCGTGCAGGCGGGCGCGGTCCAGCTCTTCGTCCTGGTCGCCCTCATGGCCGTACAGGCGATCGCCGTGTCGGTGGTGCTCGAACTCGTCGCGCGCGGCAGAGTGCACCGTGAGGCCCGGGACCTTGGTCCCTGACGGGGCGCGTACGGCATGCCGTACCCTTGAGGACGCAGAAGGGGAGTAGCTCTTCGCCGGAACGTCGACATACTGCCGAGTCCCCCAGGGGTCTTGGCCGGCGCCCGGAGGCGAGTGCCCGTGAGGGCCCCGCCAGCGAGACCTTCGGCCGCAGTGACCATGACCTTCATGGCGCCGCCGTGCCGAAGCGACCCCGGATCCAGCTCGGAACTGCTCTCGGTGCGGCCACGCCCGACCGATAGAGGAACCCTTCCGTGCTCAGCTTCACGATCATGGCGATCACCTTCGGCGTGATCTTCCTTGCCGAACTCCCCGACAAGACCGCGCTCGCCGGACTGATGCTCGGCACCCGCTACAAGGCGTCGTACGTCTTCGTCGGCGTCGCGGCCGCCTTCGCCGTCCATGTCGTCCTCGCCATCGCGGCGGGCAGCGTGCTGACCCTGCTGCCGCACCGGCTGCTCCAGGCGATCGTCGGCGTGCTCTTCCTCGCGGGCGCGGCGATGCTGCTCTTCAAGAAGGGCGAGGACGACGAGGAAGTGAAGCCGCCCGCCGACCAGTCCTTCTGGAAGGTGTCGGGGGCCGGCTTCATGCTCATCCTGGTCGCCGAGTTCGGTGACCTGACCCAGATCATGACCGCCAACCTGGCCGCGCGGTACGACAGCCCGCTGTCCGTGGGTATCGGTGCGGTGCTCGGCCTGTGGGCGGTCGCCGGGCTCGGCATCGTGGGCGGACGGACCCTGATGAAGCATGTGCCGCTGCGCCTGATCACCAAGGTGGCGGCCTGCCTGATGCTGGCCCTCGCCGGCTTCAGCCTGTTCGAGGCGATCGCGGGCTGAGCCGCGGGGCCGGCCTTCGGGGCCGGTCTTCGCGACCGAGCCCCGGGGCCGGTGCCCCGGGGCCGGGATGCGAAAACGGCCCCCGTGGTAGGACGGGGGCCGTTCGTGCGGGGGCTGCCCGACGCCGGTCCGGGAGGCCTGGCGTCTGTGCAGCGGGCGCCCGGCGTCAGCCGGTGATCTCCAGGCGCAGGGCGCCGTCCGCGCCGGCGGTGACGGTGAGGTGCGTGAGGTCGGGGACGTGGACGGTGGGCTCGTGGGCACCCGCCCGCGGGCCCACGCCCACGACGCGCATCCCCGCGGCCCTGCCTGCCGCGATGCCGGCCTCGGAGTCCTCGAAGACGACGCAGTCCGCCGGGGCGAAGCCCAGTTCGGCCGCGCCCTTGAGGAAGCCCTCCGGGTCCGGCTTGCTCGCGCCCACGGACTCGGCCGTGATCCGCACCTCGGGCATCGGCAGTCCCGCGGCCGTCATGCGGGCACGGGCGAGTGCCGCGTCGGCGGAGGTGACCAGGGCGTGCGGCAGCTCGGCGATGGCGGCCATGAAGGCACCGGCCCCGGCGACCGGCACGACGCCCTCGGTGTCCGCGGTCTCCTCGGCGAGCATCACCTTGTTGTCGGCGTGGTTCTGCTCCATCGGCCGGTCCGGGAGCAGCACGGCCATCGTGGCGTAGCCCTGGCGGCCGTGGACGACCTTGAGGGCGGCCTCCGGGTCGAGGCCGTTGCGCTCGGCCCAACGGCGCCAGCAGCGCTCGACCACGGCGTCGGAGTTCACGATCGTGCCGTCCATGTCCAAAAGGAGGGCGCGGGCGGTCAGGACGGTGGTGGTCGTGGTGCTGGCCGACATCGGCGGACTCCAGAGCGCGGGAGGGCGCATGGGGGACGGAAGAACAGGGGTGACGCAAAGACAAAGGTGACCCCCGCCCGCCGGTCAGGGAGTGCAGGCAGGGATCACTTTGTTCCACCACGATACAAAACGAGGAGGGGTTTGTGCCACCCGCCCCCTTTTCCGGGGCCGGTCCGTCACCCGTCTAGGGCCGGTCCGTCACCGATTCGAGGGCGCTCCGCGTCTGCGGTCCGTACACCCCGGCCGGGTCGCCGCTGACGCCGAGATAGGACTGGAAGTCGCGCACCGAGCGCTCCGTACGCGAGCCGAAGGTGCCGTCGATGCTGCCGGTGTAGAGGCCCAACTGGCCCAGCCGCTCCTGGAGTTCGAGCACCCCGGGCCCGCTGTCGCCCCGCCGGAGCGGCTGGCTCGGGGGCGGCGCGAGGGGCTTGCCCTCGGGGGCGCGCGAGGACCGCGGGGACGCGGAGGGCGGGGGCGCCGCGGGCGCGGACTTGGACGGGCCCGGCGCGGCGGCCCGGGACGCGGACGAGGTCCCGGACGGCGACGGCGACGGCGCGACCGGGGCCGACGCGGACGCCGAGCGGCTCGGGGCGGGCTTCCTCGTGTGCGGGGCGGAGGCCGAGGGGGCCGCGGACGCGGTGTCGGCGCCGCTGTACGGGACCCCGGTGTCCACGGCGTCGGGCAGCGCCTGCTTCGGCGTCGCGTCGTCGGCGAACAGGGTGCTCGCGAACGCCGCCGTGGCGATGACGGCGGCGGTGGCGGCCCCGATGGTCAGCACGGCGAGCCGGCGTCGCCTGCGCCTCCGTGCGCCCGCCGCGGGCCGGCCGGGACTGAAGGAGCGGTGGGCGGGGTAGGGCATCGCGGCCGTGCCCGCGCCCACGGAGTCGCTCCCCGGCGCCGTGCCCCCGTCCGCCGAACCCCCGGCCGCGCCCTGTGCCGTCACGGCCGCCGCGATCGGGCCCACCGTCGGGGGAGCGGTCACCCCGAACCGCGTGGTCCGGTCGGCGTCGCCGTCGGCACCGGCGTGGCTGTGGGCGTCCGCGTCGCCGTCGGCGCCCGCGTCGGTCGCCACACCGTCGGCCGGGGGCGGTGCGCCGTTCGGCAGGACGACGTACGGCCGGATGCGCAGCGGGTCGAAGTCCTCGGCGGCGGCGGCCTCCGCCGAGCGTCCGGCGTGCGCGGTCGCGGCGGTGCGCGGGGCGCAGGCGCAGCCGGGTCTGCCGTCCACCCCGCGTTCCGCGCCGCATTCAGGACAGCCGTGTCCGGTCATCGTCGGGTCCCCTCCCCTTGGACTGCGAGCGATTATGCCCGGCGCCCCGCGGCCGCCCGGGGTGTGCGGCCGTGCTCCGGCAGGCCATTTCCGTACATTCCGATCAAGATGGTGTGACGAGTCCGAGCACACCAACGGATGGGACGTGGGCCATGGCTCAGGGAACCGTTCCCGCCACCGTCGCCCCCGGTGAGGGGCACGAACGGCGGACCGTGCTGGTCGCCATCGGCGCGCTGCTGCTCGGCATGCTGCTCGCCGCGCTCGACCAGACGATCGTCTCGACGGCGCTGCCGACCATCGTCAGCGAGCTGGGCGGGATGGAGCACCTGTCATGGGTGGTCACGGCGTACATGCTGGCGTCCACCGCCGCCACCCCGCTCTGGGGCAAGCTCGGCGACCAGTACGGCCGCAAGAAGCTGTTCCAGGCGGCGATCGTCATCTTCCTCATCGGCTCCGCGCTGTGCGGCGTGGCGCAGAACATGGGCGAGCTGATCGGCTTCCGCGCGCTCCAGGGCCTCGGCGGCGGCGGCCTCATGGTCCTGTCCATGGCGATCGTCGGCGACCTCGTATCGCCGCGCGAACGCGGCAAGTACCAGGGCCTGTTCGGCGCCGTCTTCGGCGCGACGAGTGTGCTGGGCCCACTGCTCGGCGGGTTCTTCACCGAACAGCTCAGCTGGCGCTGGGTGTTCTACATCAACCTGCCCATCGGCGTCGTCGCGCTCCTGGTCATCGCCGCCGTGCTGCACATCCCGTCGCGCGGCACCCGCCACACCATCGACTACCTGGGCACCTTCCTCATCGCCTCCGTCGCGACCTGCCTGGTCCTGGTCGCCTCGCTCGGCGGCACGACGTGGCCCTGGGCCTCGGCACAGATCATCGGGCTCGCGGTGCTCGGCCTGGTGCTGCTCGTGGCGTTCATCGCGGTGGAGCGCAAGGCCGTCGAGCCGGTCCTGCCGCTGAAGCTGTTCCGCATCCGCACCTTCAGCCTCGTGGCCGGCATCAGCTTCGTCGTGGGCTTCGCCATGTTCGGCGCGATGACGTACCTGCCGACGTTCCTCCAGGTCGTGCGCGGCATCTCGCCCACCATGTCCGGGGTGCACATGCTGCCCATGGTGTTGGGTCTGCTGCTCACCTCCACGGCGTCCGGTCAGGTCGTGTCCCGCACGGGGCGGTGGAAGGCCTTTCCCATCGCGGGCACGGCGGTCACCACCATCGGCCTGCTGCTCCTGCACCGGCTCTCCGAGACGAGCCCCACCTGGGAGATGAGCGTCTACTTCTTCGTCTTCGGCGCCGGCCTCGGCCTGGTCATGCAGGTCCTGGTCCTGGTCGTGCAGAACGCCGTCGACTACGCGGACCTGGGCGTCGCCACCTCGGGCGCCACCTTCTTCCGCTCCATCGGAGCCTCGTTCGGCGTCGCCATCTTCGGCACGATCTTCACCAACCGGCTCACCGGCAAGCTCTCCGACGCCCTGGCCGGGCGGCGGCTTCCGCCCGGCGTGGGCCCCGCCACCATCTCCG
Encoded here:
- a CDS encoding ABC transporter permease — encoded protein: MLLPVNITLGAVLVALLLAAAGVAAAAHLGRHREILIAGVRAAVQLGVVALAIHWVVRSVPLLLGFLLLMFAVAVRTAGRRMTANRTWRWAAAPIAAGVVPVVAALLLTGLVPVKGIALIPVTGILIGGALTATVLGGRRALDELTARRGEVEAGMALGLPDRDARLEIARPAASDALLPGLDQTRTVGLVTLPGAFVGMLLGGASPVQAGAVQLFVLVALMAVQAIAVSVVLELVARGRVHREARDLGP
- a CDS encoding TMEM165/GDT1 family protein, which gives rise to MLSFTIMAITFGVIFLAELPDKTALAGLMLGTRYKASYVFVGVAAAFAVHVVLAIAAGSVLTLLPHRLLQAIVGVLFLAGAAMLLFKKGEDDEEVKPPADQSFWKVSGAGFMLILVAEFGDLTQIMTANLAARYDSPLSVGIGAVLGLWAVAGLGIVGGRTLMKHVPLRLITKVAACLMLALAGFSLFEAIAG
- a CDS encoding HAD-IA family hydrolase, with the protein product MSASTTTTTVLTARALLLDMDGTIVNSDAVVERCWRRWAERNGLDPEAALKVVHGRQGYATMAVLLPDRPMEQNHADNKVMLAEETADTEGVVPVAGAGAFMAAIAELPHALVTSADAALARARMTAAGLPMPEVRITAESVGASKPDPEGFLKGAAELGFAPADCVVFEDSEAGIAAGRAAGMRVVGVGPRAGAHEPTVHVPDLTHLTVTAGADGALRLEITG
- a CDS encoding peptidoglycan-binding domain-containing protein, which encodes MDGRPGCACAPRTAATAHAGRSAEAAAAEDFDPLRIRPYVVLPNGAPPPADGVATDAGADGDADAHSHAGADGDADRTTRFGVTAPPTVGPIAAAVTAQGAAGGSADGGTAPGSDSVGAGTAAMPYPAHRSFSPGRPAAGARRRRRRRLAVLTIGAATAAVIATAAFASTLFADDATPKQALPDAVDTGVPYSGADTASAAPSASAPHTRKPAPSRSASASAPVAPSPSPSGTSSASRAAAPGPSKSAPAAPPPSASPRSSRAPEGKPLAPPPSQPLRRGDSGPGVLELQERLGQLGLYTGSIDGTFGSRTERSVRDFQSYLGVSGDPAGVYGPQTRSALESVTDRP
- a CDS encoding MDR family MFS transporter; this encodes MLRQAISVHSDQDGVTSPSTPTDGTWAMAQGTVPATVAPGEGHERRTVLVAIGALLLGMLLAALDQTIVSTALPTIVSELGGMEHLSWVVTAYMLASTAATPLWGKLGDQYGRKKLFQAAIVIFLIGSALCGVAQNMGELIGFRALQGLGGGGLMVLSMAIVGDLVSPRERGKYQGLFGAVFGATSVLGPLLGGFFTEQLSWRWVFYINLPIGVVALLVIAAVLHIPSRGTRHTIDYLGTFLIASVATCLVLVASLGGTTWPWASAQIIGLAVLGLVLLVAFIAVERKAVEPVLPLKLFRIRTFSLVAGISFVVGFAMFGAMTYLPTFLQVVRGISPTMSGVHMLPMVLGLLLTSTASGQVVSRTGRWKAFPIAGTAVTTIGLLLLHRLSETSPTWEMSVYFFVFGAGLGLVMQVLVLVVQNAVDYADLGVATSGATFFRSIGASFGVAIFGTIFTNRLTGKLSDALAGRRLPPGVGPATISADPRAIGQLPPAARQPVLHAYASSITDVFLYAAPVVLLAFVTAWFLKEDKLRGAVTAPDTSQTLASNPVERSSYDECARALSVLGTREGRREIYETITRKADLDLQPAASWLLLRINKYGSADPGVLAERSPVPLHVITDAARQVEERGLAERDGMPLVLTDEGRRTAVRLSAAREESLAELLGDWWGPDRPTDLVKLVTELSAEMSGSDEEQPHSPLARQDLRTQGHGEAQPKP